A region of Ictidomys tridecemlineatus isolate mIctTri1 chromosome 4, mIctTri1.hap1, whole genome shotgun sequence DNA encodes the following proteins:
- the LOC144376738 gene encoding olfactory receptor 5M5-like — MLKKNHTVVTEFILLGLTDRAELQPVLFVVFLVIYLITVIGNVTMIFLIRADSKLHTPMYFFLSHLSFVDLCYATTVAPQMLVNFLSKRKTISFIGCIIQFHFFIALVITDYYMLAVMAYDRYMAICKPLLYSSKMSRRVCLSLVVADYIYGFANGLVQTILMLRLSFCGPNEINHFYCADPPLMVLACSDTYAKRMAMFVVAGSNLTCSLTIILISYIFIFAAILRIRSAEGRQKAFSTCGSHLTAVTIFYGTLFCMHLRAPSETSVEQGKIVAVFYIFVSPMLNPMIYSLRNKDVKIAIRKVFKKELFAK, encoded by the coding sequence ATGTTAAAGAAAAACCACACGGTGGTGACTGAGTTTATCCTGCTGGGACTGACAGATCGTGCAGAGCTGCAGCCTGTCCTTTTTGTGGTGTTCTTAGTCATCTACCTCATCACAGTAATTGGCAATGTGACAATGATTTTCTTAATCAGAGCTGACTCAAAGCTTCACACCCCAATGTACTTCTTCCTTAGCCATTTGTCCTTTGTAGATCTCTGTTATGCCACCACTGTTGCTCCTCAGATGCTGGTTAACTTCTTGTCCAAGAGAAAAACCATTTCCTTCATTGGCTGCATAATACAATTCCACTTTTTCATTGCCCTGGTGATCACAGATTATTATATGCTTGCAGTGATGGCTTATGACCGCTacatggccatctgcaagccctTGTTATACAGCAGCAAAATGTCCAGGcgtgtgtgtctctctcttgtTGTTGCTGATTATATTTATGGCTTTGCAAATGGCCTGGTGCAGACCATCCTGATGCTTCGTTTGTCCTTTTGTGGACCCAATGAGATTAATCACTTTTATTGTGCAGACCCCCCTTTAATGGTGCTGGCCTGCTCAGATACCTATGCCAAGAGAATGGCCATGTTTGTGGTGGCTGGGTCCAACCTCACCTGCTCTCTGACCATCATCCTCATCTCCTACATTTTCATCTTTGCTGCCATTCTTCGAATTCGCTCTGCTGAGGGCAGGCAgaaggccttctctacctgtggGTCCCATCTCACTGCTGTCACTATATTTTATGGGACATTGTTCTGCATGCACCTGCGGGCCCCTTCTGAGACATCTGTAGAGCAAGGGAAAATTGTGGCTGTATTTTATATCTTTGTGAGTCCCATGCTAAACCCTATGATCTATAGCCTGAGGAACAAAGATGTTAAAATAGCaataagaaaagtttttaaaaaagaattgtttgCTAAATAA